A region of Desulfolithobacter dissulfuricans DNA encodes the following proteins:
- a CDS encoding Ig-like domain-containing protein gives MGKRKHFITLITLFASVCFLLSAIPSFARDATFTWTANPEPVEGYTIYYNTGTSGPPYANSIDVGNVTTYTVTNLDDNTTYYFTITAYIGTDESPYAPEVILEPVTTIAPPAEPPVALDSSISTLEDQTITGTVTATNSSGLPITYQLQALPSLGTVTLDGTSGSYTYTPNPNVNGNDTFTFVATDDNGTSNAASVAITITPANDPPTAEDVTLSGPEDTALAGNLLAADIDSTTLTYTLQSNAQHGLAVITDSASGSFVYTPNPDFFGTDSFTWSVSDGSSSSNTATVSITITPTNDQPTAYDVSLSTISNTPVNGQLQASDPEKDPLTYTIVSNGSLGTATITDQNTGAFTYTPNQNASGTDSFTFAVSDGITTSNTATVSVTIATTNTPPVANNGTMNGTRGQSVTGFLTAEDADNDTLTYTIVSDPLSAVTLTNPATGEFTILLSDSMDASYSFTFKANDGIQDSNTATMTVSIAEPTSDTVTFIWSLNPEPVAGYKLYYKTGDSGPPYDGTGLPEGNSPIDVGNVTRFTISGLDPQLTYRFTITAYTSDGQEGEYTGEIIIGNKLVAPQINNIIEIK, from the coding sequence ATGGGCAAAAGAAAACACTTCATAACACTCATCACGCTCTTCGCTTCGGTGTGCTTTCTCCTGTCGGCAATACCTTCTTTTGCCCGGGATGCCACGTTCACCTGGACCGCGAACCCCGAGCCGGTGGAAGGCTACACCATCTATTACAACACCGGAACCTCTGGCCCGCCGTATGCCAACTCCATCGATGTCGGCAATGTAACGACCTACACAGTCACGAACCTGGACGACAACACGACCTATTATTTTACCATTACGGCCTATATAGGCACCGATGAAAGCCCGTATGCTCCGGAAGTCATCCTTGAACCAGTCACCACAATCGCTCCACCTGCAGAGCCACCGGTGGCCCTGGACAGTTCTATCAGCACTCTCGAAGACCAGACGATAACCGGCACAGTCACCGCTACAAACTCGTCCGGACTGCCAATAACCTATCAGCTACAGGCTCTTCCCAGCCTGGGAACTGTCACCCTGGATGGAACGTCAGGAAGCTATACCTATACGCCCAATCCCAACGTTAACGGAAACGACACCTTCACGTTCGTCGCCACTGATGACAACGGCACATCCAATGCAGCCTCAGTCGCCATCACCATTACCCCGGCGAACGACCCGCCAACAGCAGAGGATGTCACCCTCTCCGGTCCTGAAGACACCGCCCTGGCAGGTAACCTGCTCGCCGCGGATATCGACTCAACAACCTTAACCTACACCTTACAGTCCAACGCACAACATGGACTCGCCGTCATCACGGACAGTGCCAGCGGCAGTTTTGTCTACACGCCCAACCCGGACTTTTTCGGCACCGATTCCTTCACCTGGTCCGTAAGCGACGGCAGCTCAAGCTCTAACACGGCAACGGTCTCCATCACCATCACGCCGACAAACGATCAGCCGACAGCCTACGATGTCTCCCTGAGCACGATAAGCAACACACCGGTCAACGGTCAACTCCAGGCCAGCGACCCGGAAAAGGATCCGCTCACATACACCATCGTCAGCAACGGATCGCTTGGCACGGCAACCATAACCGACCAGAATACCGGCGCGTTCACCTACACTCCAAACCAGAACGCCAGCGGAACAGACTCATTCACTTTCGCTGTCAGCGATGGCATTACAACCTCGAACACGGCCACTGTTAGCGTCACTATTGCAACGACCAACACCCCACCAGTGGCTAACAACGGCACCATGAATGGAACCCGAGGCCAGTCTGTTACAGGTTTCCTCACAGCCGAAGACGCAGACAACGATACCCTGACCTATACCATCGTCTCGGATCCGCTGAGCGCAGTAACCCTTACCAATCCGGCAACAGGAGAATTCACCATACTGTTATCGGATTCCATGGACGCGTCCTATTCCTTTACCTTCAAGGCGAATGATGGCATCCAGGACTCCAACACCGCCACCATGACTGTTTCCATTGCCGAGCCCACAAGCGACACGGTCACCTTCATCTGGAGCCTCAACCCTGAACCAGTGGCAGGCTACAAACTCTATTACAAAACTGGCGACTCCGGTCCGCCATACGACGGCACAGGCCTGCCAGAAGGAAACTCGCCCATAGACGTGGGCAACGTAACACGCTTCACCATTAGCGGACTCGACCCACAGCTGACATACAGATTCACCATCACTGCCTACACAAGCGATGGTCAAGAGGGAGAATATACTGGGGAAATAATTATCGGGAACAAACTCGTTGCACCTCAAATAAACAACATTATAGAAATAAAATGA
- a CDS encoding PKD domain-containing protein translates to MRILLPLLILFSLMLTGPALAVQRHLEITWTAAQYSDVTIAGYRLYDATGNNVCEINDPNATSMLCDVEVADNSTTFTMTTFSTTGEESPHSQPFTVYFNDALVPSIQYAQTQNSFTYSFDATGSTSSGTITNYTWNFGDGSASSYESVTEHTFVAAGEYTVSLTIQDDTGAIQTTSVQIAVTDLSNPNNPPVAAISASTTVGTSPLTISFDGSGSSDPDNDPLTYVWNFGDGSTATGAQVSHVYLAAGNYTAELTVQDSAGATASATLPVIVSAPTDTGTTTPEPTAIISLNSTTGTAPLYVTADATSSTPSTTTGTIVQYSWNFGDGSTGTGPIASHTYSAVGTYTITLTITDDSGKQDTATARVQIMTEQQYKASRILPAIYKLLLFNKK, encoded by the coding sequence ATGAGAATCCTCCTGCCGCTCCTTATACTCTTCAGCCTGATGCTCACGGGCCCGGCTCTGGCTGTGCAACGTCATCTTGAAATCACCTGGACCGCGGCGCAATACTCTGACGTGACCATCGCCGGCTACCGGCTGTATGACGCGACAGGTAACAATGTCTGTGAAATCAACGACCCCAACGCGACATCCATGCTCTGCGACGTCGAAGTTGCCGACAACAGCACCACCTTCACCATGACCACTTTCTCAACCACGGGTGAAGAGAGCCCCCACTCGCAACCGTTCACAGTATATTTCAACGATGCGCTTGTCCCCTCTATCCAGTATGCGCAGACCCAAAACTCTTTCACCTACTCCTTTGACGCCACAGGCTCCACCAGTAGTGGAACCATTACAAACTACACCTGGAATTTCGGCGACGGAAGTGCTTCTAGTTACGAATCTGTAACAGAACACACCTTTGTTGCTGCAGGAGAATACACTGTCTCCCTTACCATACAGGACGATACCGGCGCCATACAGACAACCTCGGTGCAAATTGCTGTTACCGACCTTTCAAATCCCAACAATCCACCGGTTGCGGCAATATCCGCCAGCACCACCGTTGGCACCAGCCCTTTGACCATCAGTTTCGACGGATCAGGATCATCCGACCCGGATAACGATCCCCTGACCTACGTGTGGAATTTCGGCGACGGATCCACAGCAACCGGGGCCCAGGTCTCACACGTGTACCTGGCAGCAGGCAACTATACCGCCGAGCTGACAGTTCAAGACTCTGCCGGAGCAACGGCCAGTGCCACCCTGCCGGTCATTGTTTCGGCCCCAACCGACACCGGCACGACAACCCCGGAGCCAACAGCCATAATTTCGCTGAACAGCACCACAGGCACGGCGCCGCTGTATGTTACAGCTGATGCCACCAGTTCCACCCCATCTACAACAACAGGGACCATTGTCCAGTACAGCTGGAACTTCGGCGACGGTTCCACAGGAACCGGCCCGATCGCAAGTCATACCTATAGCGCCGTAGGCACCTATACCATCACGCTGACCATTACTGACGACAGCGGTAAGCAGGACACCGCCACGGCAAGGGTACAGATCATGACCGAACAACAGTACAAGGCCTCTCGGATTCTGCCGGCAATCTACAAACTTCTGCTGTTCAACAAAAAATAA